Proteins encoded within one genomic window of Leptospira stimsonii:
- the ggt gene encoding gamma-glutamyltransferase → MKQKYARIILILLLFSCKEVPLSIEGRKVSTDLLVTPSNQRKHTDYFSESKNLMIASDSTEATAAGIEVGKLGGNVVDVVVATSFAISVTRPHSTGLGGGGFLVLYLKEFPEPIAFDFRERAPSAASRNMYKRKPKEDSLFGFRAVGVPGNVAGLIQIHKRYGKLSLKAVIAPAIRLAENGFPVYPDLFSAIQKSSKDMDEEMKGIFLPKGKVPEVGALLVQKDLANTLKLISENGEREFYQGKIAGSIVSAMKKYGGLITFQDLKNFRVIEKNTLKSSYRGYTIYTMPPPSSGVHLLTMLSMIETKPLKELYDKDAAGYYHFMAEAMRRGYADRAILGGDPQFTKIPIDRLLSKKYAQEKISDFDPKLASSSSSFLKDLNFGVESPQTTHISVMDKDGNSVSTTQSINFRFGASVVVPGYGIVLNDTMDDFSRAPGEPNVYGLIGAEANSILPKKTPLSSMSPTLVFKGNEPFLATGAPGGSYIVNAVLQSLVYNLDFRLTLYESVARGRVHHQFFPDAVFIEKSVNERNVFDGLSSRKHDIRIAPNFAKLFSVKRENGMLYGASDPRGEGATGGL, encoded by the coding sequence ATGAAACAAAAATATGCACGTATCATACTGATACTTCTCCTCTTTTCCTGTAAGGAAGTTCCTCTTTCTATCGAAGGAAGGAAGGTTTCCACAGACTTACTCGTAACCCCTTCCAATCAAAGAAAGCATACCGATTATTTTAGCGAGAGTAAGAATCTGATGATCGCTTCCGATTCGACCGAAGCGACCGCCGCGGGAATCGAAGTGGGAAAGTTAGGTGGGAACGTCGTCGACGTCGTCGTAGCGACTTCTTTTGCGATTTCGGTTACGAGACCTCATTCGACCGGATTGGGAGGAGGAGGTTTTCTTGTCCTCTATCTGAAAGAATTTCCGGAACCGATCGCTTTCGATTTTCGTGAAAGGGCACCGAGCGCGGCTTCCCGCAATATGTACAAACGAAAACCGAAGGAAGATTCTCTTTTTGGATTTCGAGCGGTGGGTGTTCCGGGTAACGTTGCGGGTTTGATTCAGATCCACAAACGATATGGTAAACTTTCCTTAAAAGCGGTGATCGCGCCTGCGATTCGTTTAGCGGAGAACGGATTTCCGGTTTATCCGGATTTATTTTCTGCGATTCAGAAATCATCGAAAGACATGGACGAGGAAATGAAGGGAATTTTTCTTCCGAAAGGGAAGGTTCCCGAAGTAGGGGCCCTGCTCGTTCAGAAAGATCTTGCGAACACTTTAAAATTGATCTCCGAAAATGGAGAAAGAGAATTTTACCAAGGTAAAATAGCTGGCTCGATCGTAAGTGCGATGAAAAAGTACGGCGGTTTGATCACCTTTCAAGATCTAAAAAATTTCAGGGTGATCGAAAAGAATACGCTGAAATCGTCTTACAGAGGTTATACCATTTATACGATGCCTCCGCCTTCTTCCGGCGTTCATCTTCTTACGATGTTATCGATGATAGAAACCAAACCTCTGAAGGAATTGTACGATAAGGACGCGGCCGGTTATTATCATTTTATGGCGGAGGCGATGCGCAGAGGATACGCAGATCGCGCGATTCTCGGTGGGGATCCGCAGTTTACGAAAATTCCGATCGATCGGCTTCTTTCCAAAAAATATGCGCAGGAAAAGATTTCGGACTTTGATCCCAAACTTGCGTCGAGCAGTTCTTCTTTTTTAAAAGACTTAAACTTTGGTGTGGAATCTCCTCAAACAACTCATATTTCCGTGATGGATAAGGATGGGAATTCGGTCTCAACGACACAATCGATCAATTTTCGTTTTGGAGCCTCGGTCGTAGTTCCAGGTTATGGAATTGTCCTGAACGATACAATGGATGATTTTAGTCGCGCTCCTGGAGAGCCGAATGTCTACGGTCTGATCGGTGCGGAAGCGAATTCGATTCTTCCTAAAAAAACTCCGCTGAGTAGTATGTCTCCAACTCTCGTTTTCAAAGGCAACGAACCGTTCCTGGCGACGGGAGCACCCGGTGGTTCTTATATTGTGAATGCTGTTTTACAATCCTTGGTTTATAATTTGGACTTTCGTTTGACCTTGTATGAATCCGTCGCACGGGGTAGAGTGCATCATCAATTTTTTCCGGACGCGGTTTTTATCGAAAAGTCGGTGAACGAAAGAAACGTATTCGATGGACTTTCCTCAAGGAAACACGATATTCGAATCGCTCCGAACTTTGCGAAATTATTTTCGGTCAAAAGAGAGAATGGAATGCTCTATGGAGCTTCCGATCCACGTGGAGAAGGGGCCACAGGCGGACTTTGA